The genomic DNA acaacaaaaaaactgcaTGTTCAAATTACAGAAGACAAACCATCCTCTAAACTACTTGACCTGAATCTCAAAATCACTTTCTCAAAGAGTGTTTAGTAATGACTTAAGCTGTCTGATGTCCAAATGTCCTGTAGATACATGGGCCTGGAGCAGATGTCTGATGCATTTTTTGCATTCCAGTTCAGATTAGTGGCCAAACTTAATGGAGCGTAAAAGTAATGGTTTGAATTTTGGTTTGGACTGAATGATGGGTATCACTCATGTCTATTCAGCTGAGGTTTGTTTACAGACACAACAAAGCAACATGTAAGACAAGCGATAGAGGCCTCAATCTCACTCTGCCAAAAAGCATCCTTTGAGTGACATATAAAGTAGTGTGCTAAGTTATCAGAGATGATTTACTGCCTACTTCACACTGAGTGATGACAGTCCGCTTCAGTTTGGCTTCATCTCAGGCAGTAAGGTATCTTTTGTTTCATCCCTCACAGTTTTAAGGAAGCTCATGATGCCGGAGCCGCCGGTGCCCCTCTCCTCTAATGCTGTGGGTGCTCTGCTGATCATCTCCACTGCTGAGTCCTGGTTACGCAGTTGTCGGGCACGGGCAGCGGGTACAGTGATGAAGCGGCTGACGACGTTGATGTGGTAGCTGCGTAACTCCAGCAGTTTTGTGACACAGTGCTGAAAGGCCTGGTCTAGCCGCTcgtctgcctgctgctggacaaAGCTCTTTAGGGAGGGTTCCAGCGAGATGTCCCAGATCAGTTGCCTGTGTGCAGGTGGCATGTAGTCCCTCATGCGGGTTAGAAAGGCACCTACATAAGGGTGTTATCATCACATTGAGTTCTTCTCATTCCTCTCTGGCACTTTTGTAATCaatcaaagggaaaaaaaaatcagccatcTTACCACTTTTTCCTTCATGCTTGACTCCAAAAAGTTCATCAAAGCAGTGCAGCAGGCTGCTCTGCGCAGCGCTCCCTCCTGAAAACGCCATTGGTTCCTTCTGGACTCCTTCATATATCAGGCCATTTGGCATACAGGGGTTGTCCTTCCACCTATGCACGTTTgcatggacacaaacacacacaaccatttcaaaaacatgtttcacttcacaaatacatgaacaataagtcaaataaaaacagagttcTGTACCCAGACAGGTATATCCTCATAATGCCATAGAAGACCGAAGGTTCCACGTACACTAGAGGAAAATCATATTCATCAAAATCCTTGTTGACAGGGAAAACAGAATACTTAAAAGTTATGTTTGAGGGATTACCATGCATCAGTTTGAGTGCATTTGTCATGTCCTGTATAGACTGGCTGATACCCTCCAGGGCTCCGGCCACAGCCTGAGTGTCACCACTCCTGACGCCATTGATCACAGTGGCAATGTTCTGCAACACAGGTCCAGTTACAGGCTTTTCAGAAATTTCCTCAGTTTAATTGATTTTCAGGCAACATCTCCAACAGAATGAATCCTTGCATTGTTATCTTCACATGCACAGAAGAATCGACTTATTTTTGAACATATCTTCACCCTCAGTGCAGGGACTGCTGCCATTTCCACCAGTAAAGTAACTATGAAGAAGCCTTGCACATTGTCTCCACCTGGAATGCtcaccagcagctccaggttCCTGAATGACACAAGTAAATCAATAACTTTCGTGTACATGATAATATTATGCTTCAGTATGTGTTGATGACGAGAATTCAAGTGAAAATGCACTTACTCAATGTTAAAAGGTCTGTCATAAAGGTGGAcatggaaaagaaagacaacagaTTTATACCTGGCATTTGTTTAGGAGGCAACCAAACCACATGCAGAAGATAGATGGCCTTACCCCTCTGGATCCTTCTTCCTCCAATTAGCCAGTGCTGCATCTGCATGGGTGAGGATTGGGGGGAGTCCTAAACGTTGTGACACCTCCCAGTATGGGACAGCCAGGTTACGTGGCAACATCTTAGAGGTGGAAAAGGTGGAAAGTCTTTCATATAAACTGAGTAGACTGTAGAGAAGCTGATATCAAGGAAAAAGGTCATGTCAATATGAcataaatgaaaactgaaagacaGCGATACCTCGATTGTattgctctctccctcctgccaGGTGTAGCCCATGGTCATCATGCTGAGGGCCAGGTGAGCCAGCCGTAACTCACGGTGTTTCTGCAGAAACTCGGTGCTCAGCAGCGGCATCTGGACAAATAGAAGATCAACACTGAGCCATGGCTCCATTAACACAGTGAACTGTCTTTGACAGATTATTGTTCGCACTGACCTTGTTAACATGTGAGCGCAACTCATGAGACTGCGCAAGTTCTGGGACTCGCAGGGCAATATCCATCCATGGCTGGTAGTAAGGTGGAAGCTCTTTCTTTGAAAGTAAAGTGGAAGCACCGTGTTTATcagtgaaaaatgctcatcatcacagcaaatgaaaatgaaccaGCTCATCTGTTCACGACAGATGCGAAGGTGCAACATGATGAACAGACTGAAGCCTTTTCATTTGTAGTTTGAAGAGCGCTTCCctaatttttatttcattctttaatGTTGCCACATGCAGAGTAGCCTTGGACTTGGCagactgtttaaaaaaaatgcaatttagtaaaaacacacaactgtgGAAATAAAGTTCATTACACAAACAGGAACAAAGCCAAATTTCAGCTTCCATCAATCAATTGGTCTCAATCAATACCACCAGTCACAAGTTCAGTTTTATAACTGCTAAGCTATGAGCACCATTTTCATCTAATGTGGCTTAAATTTAGCTTCAGTTAAACGACTGCATATATAAGGCTTCATTTCACTTGAACTcatgtttaaaatacatttccaaGAGTGAGGTAATCAGATATTTCATTAGGACGGCTACAGACATAGTATGCATaaggtaaaatgtaaaaagtggTCCACCCACCAGAGGATCAGGGAGGATGAAGCCAAACTCCTCAGAGACATGGTAAGCatccagagagaaaagagatttGGAGCCtgaatcagcagcagccattgTGAATGCAGCAGAAACCCAGCGATGACTGTACGGCTATCTGAGTTGTTCAAGAAACCCTGTGTCTGGACTCCGGCACAGAGTTCACTTTGAAGCTGTTGTCAATAATGTTTACAGTTGCTTACACAACAGCTCTCAGTTATTGTCAGTTCTTGCACaattttaagaaatgtttgGCAAATCTGTATCTATATGCTTCACTTAGTGAATCATTAAGTTTAGGGTCTTCACAGTTATCAAATCTATAGTTCCCACAGCTGGGTGCTCTGTGAACTCTAGACTTGATGAGAAGAAAATGCACATTAGATGAAATTATAGCTGCATTTGACCAGCTCCTGTTCAATTatactgctgtgctgctgcatgttCTTTTTTGTTGTATGAATTAATTCATTATGTGGACATTATACAACGAAAAGGACAGGAAAGATCATTTCCATGCTGTCTATGTGAAATGCTGCACTCTTATTTCACCACTTTTTCAGTGTATCAGGCAGGTATGAATGTGCAATAATGGTGCATGTATAAGAACagcaatcaatcaatctttaGTTGCTTTTGCAGTAGTTAAAGCATACTGTGTCATATAAACAGTATGTggacaacagacagaaatgaaaagtggCTGAAAgaccaaaacataaaaaaaaccccttcaATCTAGGAAAGATAAATATCAAAGGTTATCCCCACCTTACAAATACAGTCCCACTTTatgtcctctctgtccacacactgactgacaccaAGTACACGGTTTCATTCATGCCTCATTTCTAGTTCACCATTTTCCTTGTGTTATGCACAAAGCTACATATATTATGTGTTGCAGTACAATGCATTACTTCAGCTTATGCAGATTTTTATTTAGAAGGAACATGTTCCACCCTCTGCTCTGTCTATTTTGTGGCTCAGTATTGAGGAGAGGATTACACAAAGTTAGACTGTCAGCCTCACCTGGTGGAGCACACTGAGCACTGCAGGAGTGACAGTGAAAAGGGCTGTACACCAAAGTGAAGGGGAATCGGTATCAGTCAGTCCTCCACTGACACCAAAAGTCTATTTTACTGCGTGAGCTGTTTGGTATGATTCTGGAAAGCTGACATGCTGCTCTCACTTTGGCAGTTTATTCAATGAAATAGGAATGCAGTAGGATATAAATCTGCAAAACCATTTTCACAGGATGATGCTTGTGTTAACCAGCTTTAACAAGCTGAGGCATTTATCTCTGCAGTGCAACTTTGGCACTCATGCTTCCTCAAACTCTAAAGGTCATCTGTAATTTGATCCTCTTGGTCCTAGAACAAAGTTAAGATTACAAACGCTGGATGCCGGGTCATGTGACTGGCGTGACATAGTGACAGAAGTAAAAGATAAACTGACTCATGAGAATCTGGTTTATTGTGTATTTAACGTCTTTCCTGAACCACATCGGCTGTGAGGACAGAATTACTGGGTTAAACTAGGCTGGAAAAAACCTCTGTTTAGCAGTGAAAACCTCCCGTCTGTGCACCATGGCTGTCAGTACCTTTGAGTGCTAAGTAGCTTTTATCGATCACAGACCACACATGACAATCAGCCTTGGATTATCCATGAGTTATCAAACCAGTAACTGCATTGTCCCGAAGTGGGAAACAGCAACTTAAGTGACTTCCACTGAGTACACTGATCTCAGTATCCTGCTCAGTAATTGTAAGGTAGCACTGACTgaattcaaaaacacatttatagtACTGGGAACATGCTCATTGTCACAAAAACTGTGACTTGTCGGTCTTACATATGGAGTAAAAAGCTGCCTTATTAGCCAAAACAGTAGTATGAGATTGTGCTCATATGCAAGAAATAACATTTACTGTTAAAACAAGTGCATGCCTTCTGATATACTGCAGAAGATTAAATGCTTTAATATGCATCACAACCTGGAACATGCAGCTTAAAAGGCTCAGACATCCACCAGACAGGGAGGGTCTAACAGAGAGGTGCTGTTGGCTGCATAATTGGAGGTAAAGGATTGATTATCTCTCCAGCTTGAGATAAGATATCTCAGCCGCTAGTTAAATTCCAATCATACTTTTTCTCCAAATATGCAACATTTGTCTAAAATATGTCACCAGACTTGCAGCTTTatgacagtggaaaaaaagaaattagaGGATCTCATGCACAGTCATAATGCGCAGTTTAAAAGAACCAGAGGAGTTAATTTAGCACCAGGGAACAATAGATCATTTATATAAAGCTCCACAGCTATGATGACTCATGCACATGCTTTCCTTTTTGGAGTGCTCTTGAATAATACAATGGTACATGGATCCAAACAAACAATATTGTTATTTGTGTGCCAGCCATGTCCTTGTTTCTTGAATCTGTGTCACGCACCTGCCATACCTGCAATCACACTGTGtacatatacagtgtataagCTATACACTGTaagcatagacacacacatgcacaaatgaatCAGAGCTGGATGAGTCCCTCCTGTCCTTAGTGCAGTTGACCCTCTAATGCTGCTCGTTCATGCTGAAGTCTGTAGTGAAACACCGTGCACGCTTTATTTCACCCACCCTGACTGcatgggggtggggtgggggggtgtatAAAGTATTTTATCAAGTTCACAACCTGAACATGCTGTAAACTGTGCACAGTGCAATCCAGATTCTTTTAGAGGAGAGGTAAAAGCACGTGCTGGACTGCAGGCCGGTTTATCTGAGCGGCTAAGGAGCTGCGGAATGAGATTTGTGCGACTTTAAAGTGGATCAGTGTTTTGTAAtgaatgggtttttttttttttttttttttttttttcgtcggTGCGCCTGCCTATTATTAGCTACGGAGGCCTTACAGTAAGTGGAGGTGGTTCCATGAcggtcagagctgcagctctgcaacgCGCCGACAGGCTTCAGATCAGCGGTCGTATTTTGAGCAATGCAATCGGACTCATCGCACTGATCCACAGGACCTCTCCTGAAACATCTGCGCTCGGCCGGTCTATTTCCAAGCCTCGATCACCTTACCTTGAAGATGAAGTTAAACGCGAGCTGCCGTCAGGTGCAAGCCGCATCCGATGGAGCCCTGCTTTTTGTCTCGTTCGTCGACCAAGTCCATGCAGCACTTCCTTATGTTGCGGTAATGGCATGTTTCCTGCAAGAGAATAAACCTGGCTTTTATCTTATAATCGCTGTTTTTTTTGGAACGCGGAGCCAGAAAAGCAGGTTCAAGAGTCGGTGACGGGGTGTTACATAACGCGTAATGCAGCAGAGCCTCATGACTAGTGTCTCGGTGGTGGAGGGACTGTTCGGTCCTTCTGGTAGGATATACACAATTTGATCATCTTTGTTGTGGATGATAACTGAGGCTGCGAGCTTATTTCACCGTGATTTGTGTCGGGGGATTGTCTGAAGGCGCTGTTTGGGGTTGTGTACAACATCTGCCCATAGgaaaaaatgattaattaattcgGGAGTTGCGCAGTGTAGACTGTAACGGCAAAGGGATATGAATGAGCAATATTAGAGGTGTATCTCCATAGTGTCATGCAGGCCCAGCCTAAGGTCACACtctcagatgtgtttgtgtatatgacTTCATGGAGCTGAGACAGAGCCTATAGGGATGCAGATTGGGCAGTCAATGAAAGGCTGATTTCATGAATGACTGCAAACGGCAGGTGACCGTGAGGAAAGAAATCATAGTAATCCGTTATAGTAAGCTGCACATCCAACATCAAACTCTTGCTCTTAgagaaaaatactgttttctGATCGTCATCCTCCAGAAGCAGAAACGTGGTTAAAGTGCAGAAGTGATGCTGGAGGAAGGGGAGGCAGTTATTTCCTTACAGCAGGAACACCAGGGGTATCTGACCTCATTCATGGGGGGTTGGCTTTGTCTGGGAGTCTGAATATGAATGACTCTTCTGATTAAAGGTTGTGATTCTCTGTGTAGTTTCTCCATGAAGGGGGATAGATGCAGGGTCAAAGCTGGTCCAGTGTTTGAGTATACAGACTGATGGATGGATCTGGGGGTCTCGTGTGCTGTGGTGGCACATGTAAGAACTAGAAATGGAGCTGGACTACACAAGCATGTCAGTGGCCTGATGGCGTTtgaatctgctgctgatgttttttctgAATAAGAAAAAAGCATCAGTGTCATAGATTGTCTGATATAGGCTGTGACACACGGGCTACAGTTCCCTTGGAAACCAGTCTGGCTACGGTATTCATCAGCCACCATTTTCAACAGACAGAAATAGTCTATTTACCTATTCCCTCCATTTCATTTAATGAGGGTTTATTTGTGGATGCCAGATTTCTTATGCTCATTTTTATGAATTAGGCCTCTGATGACTGACGCTTGACGGTAAGGCTGTTTGGATTGTGATGCAGGAACCATAAATAGAGAAAGGTATTTTAGGCTTGCAGATGGTTGAAAGGATTACAGAAATATCTGGATATATCAGCCTTTGTTAACAAAGAGACCacttttcttttgaaatattGTTCTGGTTTAATTGTGACTGTTTTTGCAGTACTGGGCGTGTTGTAAACTCTGTGGATCCCCTCCCCCCTAAACATTGCCCCCTTTTTGCTTGCTTGTCCCTTTAAATTTTGTTCTATATCAGGAACAAGGACAGGGAACTTGTGAATGGGCACGGGGAAGTCACGAGACCATCCATTGATAGCTCTGCAGGCAGAACAAGCAGTGCAGATGAGGAGTAGTCAGTGTCTAATATCCGTATTGATCCATGTTCCTGTACTGTTCGGGACAATAGTTTAGGATTTCAGGCGCTGATGCGGCTTTCTGTGCTTCTTTGTGCTTTGACAGGTCCCAGTTGACAGATTCTGATATGGACTATGAGAGGCCAAACGTTGAAACTATCAAGTGTGTGGTGGTAGGAGACAATGCCGTTGGAAAGACCCGCCTTATCTGCGCCCGGGCCTGCAATGCCACACTGACTCAGTACCAATTACTCGCTACACATGTGCCCACAGTCTGGGCTATTGACCAGTACAGAGTATGCCAGGAGGTGAGTGTGCAAACTCATAATATTTTACCagcatgttttcaaaatgtgaatgtgttttggaGGATTTTAATCtctaaatataaaataaatgtatgcaTGGATAAAActcaaaacactgaatgtgCCTCATAAGTGTTATAGAACCTGATGATTGCACATCCCTGAATGTGTCATCTTTTAGGTATTAGAGCGCTCCAGAGATGTCGTGGATGATGTTAGTGTGTCCCTTCGCCTGTGGGACACTTTCGGAGACCATCACAAGGACCGGCGTTTTGCATACGGCAGGTGAGGTGTTGTAAAGGTAAGTTTACCTTTGCTTGTTCTGATGTTACTTGAGCTGACAGTTTGTCCTGCGCCTTCCCGGCAGGTCTGATGTGGTGGTGCTGTGCTTCTCAATCGCCAACCCCAACTCTCTATACCATGTGAAGACCATGTGGTACCCAGAGATCAAGCACTTCTGCCCCCGTGCTCCTGTCATCCTGGTGGGCTGTCAGCTGGACCTGCGATATGCCGACCTGGAGGCAGTGAACAGGGCACGAAGGCCTTTAGCAAGGTAGTGGGACTTATATTTGAGCGCAAGAATTTTTAACTGAGAGTCAGTGATTGTTTGagatttgttttgatttactCTTTTCCAGGGCCAGAATTGTCTTTGAtgtattctgttgtttttcagacCCATTAAATCCAATGAGATTCTGCctccagagagaggcagggaggtgGCCAAAGAGTTGGGAGTGCCATATTATGAAACCAGTGTTGTTGCTCAATTTGGAGTCAAGGACGTCTTTGATAATGCTATCCGAGCTGCGCTCATCTCACGCCGCCACCTGCAGTTTTGGAAATCTCACCTCAGAAATGTGCAGCGGCCTCTCCTTCAGGCGCCCTTCCTGCCACCAAAACCTCCCCCACCTATAATCACTGTGCCTCCTCCCCCTACCACCACAGAGGAGCATCCAGTCGGTCTTCTGGAGGACCCACACTGTGCTGACGTCATCCTGGTCCTGCAGGAGCGTCAGAAAATCTTTGCACACAAGATATACTTAGCGACATCCTCTTCAAAGTTCTACGACCTCTTTATTATGGACACACAAACGGAGGAGACAGAAAGGCCCGCTCGTGGTCCTCTGTCCGGTCGAGAGCTGCTGATGCGTGCTGCTAGCTTTGATGTTTGCGAGAGCAGCGATGACGGAGACAGGGCCAACCTGAGGGCCTGCACTAGCGATGGGACTCTGAAGGACTCCGAGGGCGGCAGGCGGGGCAGAATGCTCTCCTCGTGGAGCCGAGCTTTCGTCAGCATCCAGGAGGAGCTGGTAGATGACCCCGTTACCTACAGTCCCAGGCCCATGACTGTAGTGCACATGGACCAGTCCATGCAGCTCGGCCCTTTCCGAGCTGTGCTTCGCTACCTGTACACAGGTCAGCTCGATGAGAATGAGAAAGAGCTAATGCACATTGCACACattgctgagctgctggaggtctTTGACCTGCGGATGATGGTGGCAAACATACTTAACAATGAAGCCTTCATGAACCAAGAAATCACCAAAGCCTTCCATGTACGGCGCACAAACAGAGTCAAAGAGTGCTTGGCCAAAGGCACCTTTTCTGGTGAGTGGAAATCATTAGTGCACGTTTGTTCATGTGTTCTTCGCATACAGTGGGTGCAGACGGACGTGAGGTGTTGAGGGTCTCACCTCTGTGTTGCAGATGTAGTATTCAAGCTAGACGATGGGACAATCATGGCCCACAAGCCGTTACTCATCTCTAGTTGTGACTGGATGGCAGCTATGTTTGGTGGGCCTTTTGTGGAGAGCTGCACCAAAGAGGTAAGTCAACCTGCATCACTGGATTGTTTGGCTGTGAAATAAGACCAGCAGAGCTCAAGTTCAGACCGGAGTCAGCACTGGGTGAAACATTTATTCTACGTTGTTCATAATTTCAGTGGCATTCTTATTGCCAATCGATTTATAAAGCGATTCCATTTAAAATTTAATTACTTTATAATTACACAATGCACACCAGAGCAAAGATCAATACGTGTACTGACCCAAGCAGAGCACCAATGAACTGAATGTGGTCTGTGCACAAAAGATAATTTAATTCAAGGATTTcaagtgttttctgtcacaaTTAGACAAGCTCAAACGTACTGTAGTCATGTGAGCTCAATTACTTTGTTTTTCTATCTTAACAGACAATAATACTGCTAAAAGAGGATAGAATAAGTACACCTGCGGGTAGTTTGAGATTTATACTTTCATTTCATATGATGGACAATCATATGGCTGTTCAAAGCTATTTTTAGACGTTCTGACCAAGCCAAAGCAGAAGGGACAAAGTAGAgaaataattttattttcattacatCATATAAATACGTAAGTAAAATTATCCTCTCGCTTTCCTAGTACATGCAAAACACCCCTGAAGTCATGACTGTGTCATGTGTTCCGCTTTGTAAGGTGCTGTTTCCCAACACAACTCGCAGCTGTATGAGGGCTGTGCTGGAATATCTGTACACGGGGCGGTTTTGCTCCCGGCCTGACCTGGATGCAATGGAGCTTATTGTTCTCGCCAATCGTCTTTGCCTCCCCCACCTGGTTGCGCTTACAGGTATTACATTTGGCATATTTATTAAACCACAGGATTGTATTACATAAAGTCATTTTGTGTGATTCCTATGCTGACttgcctctgtgtttctttc from Chaetodon trifascialis isolate fChaTrf1 chromosome 6, fChaTrf1.hap1, whole genome shotgun sequence includes the following:
- the LOC139333137 gene encoding rho-related BTB domain-containing protein 2-like — translated: MEPCFLSRSSTKSMQHFLMLRSQLTDSDMDYERPNVETIKCVVVGDNAVGKTRLICARACNATLTQYQLLATHVPTVWAIDQYRVCQEVLERSRDVVDDVSVSLRLWDTFGDHHKDRRFAYGRSDVVVLCFSIANPNSLYHVKTMWYPEIKHFCPRAPVILVGCQLDLRYADLEAVNRARRPLARPIKSNEILPPERGREVAKELGVPYYETSVVAQFGVKDVFDNAIRAALISRRHLQFWKSHLRNVQRPLLQAPFLPPKPPPPIITVPPPPTTTEEHPVGLLEDPHCADVILVLQERQKIFAHKIYLATSSSKFYDLFIMDTQTEETERPARGPLSGRELLMRAASFDVCESSDDGDRANLRACTSDGTLKDSEGGRRGRMLSSWSRAFVSIQEELVDDPVTYSPRPMTVVHMDQSMQLGPFRAVLRYLYTGQLDENEKELMHIAHIAELLEVFDLRMMVANILNNEAFMNQEITKAFHVRRTNRVKECLAKGTFSDVVFKLDDGTIMAHKPLLISSCDWMAAMFGGPFVESCTKEVLFPNTTRSCMRAVLEYLYTGRFCSRPDLDAMELIVLANRLCLPHLVALTELYTVTVLTEAAMMGADIDGDVLVYLDMAQFHGAQQLTGWCLHHICTNYNSVCRKFPRDMKAKSTENQEYFEKHRWPPVWYLKEDDHYQRARKERDKEDYLYQRRQCKRKWLFWNLPSSPNSNSPSSGSSAVI
- the ido1 gene encoding indoleamine 2,3-dioxygenase 1, with protein sequence MAAADSGSKSLFSLDAYHVSEEFGFILPDPLKELPPYYQPWMDIALRVPELAQSHELRSHVNKMPLLSTEFLQKHRELRLAHLALSMMTMGYTWQEGESNTIEMLPRNLAVPYWEVSQRLGLPPILTHADAALANWRKKDPEGPFNIENLELLVSIPGGDNVQGFFIVTLLVEMAAVPALRNIATVINGVRSGDTQAVAGALEGISQSIQDMTNALKLMHVYVEPSVFYGIMRIYLSGWKDNPCMPNGLIYEGVQKEPMAFSGGSAAQSSLLHCFDELFGVKHEGKSGAFLTRMRDYMPPAHRQLIWDISLEPSLKSFVQQQADERLDQAFQHCVTKLLELRSYHINVVSRFITVPAARARQLRNQDSAVEMISRAPTALEERGTGGSGIMSFLKTVRDETKDTLLPEMKPN